Proteins encoded in a region of the Gemmatimonadaceae bacterium genome:
- a CDS encoding cytochrome c biogenesis protein CcdA: MDFSGIADRLSQSPVTAIPVLFAAGVLTSLTPCIYPMIPITAAIVGGTGTGTENGRKRVVLLTLSYVIGLALVYSLLGLLAGLSGTLFGSVSANPWLLFGMANLLLLAALAMLDVIPVRLPAAVTARSATVGESGRVGGAFLMGAASGLVAAPCSAPVMAAVLTWVSRTKSAALGFTYLFAFSLGMCTLLVIVGLFSGSVSRLPRAGAWMLWVKRLFAFAMIGAAEYYLIKAGQGWF, encoded by the coding sequence GTGGACTTCTCCGGCATCGCCGATCGCCTCTCCCAGAGCCCCGTTACCGCCATTCCGGTGCTCTTTGCCGCCGGGGTGCTGACCAGCCTCACGCCGTGCATCTACCCGATGATTCCCATTACCGCCGCGATCGTCGGCGGCACGGGCACAGGCACGGAGAACGGTCGAAAGCGGGTCGTCCTCCTCACCCTGTCGTACGTTATCGGTCTCGCGCTGGTCTATTCGCTCCTCGGATTGCTCGCGGGACTTTCGGGGACGCTGTTTGGGTCGGTCAGTGCCAACCCCTGGCTCCTCTTCGGAATGGCCAACCTGCTCCTGCTCGCCGCGTTGGCGATGCTCGACGTCATTCCCGTCCGCCTGCCGGCCGCCGTCACGGCCAGGTCCGCCACGGTGGGGGAGAGCGGTCGTGTCGGCGGGGCCTTCCTGATGGGCGCCGCCTCAGGGCTCGTGGCGGCGCCGTGCTCTGCCCCGGTGATGGCCGCGGTCCTCACCTGGGTGTCGCGAACGAAGTCCGCGGCCCTGGGGTTTACCTATCTGTTCGCGTTCTCGCTCGGCATGTGCACCCTGCTCGTCATCGTCGGCCTCTTCAGCGGCTCGGTCAGCCGACTGCCGCGCGCTGGCGCATGGATGCTCTGGGTCAAGCGGCTCTTCGCTTTCGCGATGATCGGTGCGGCCGAGTACTACCTCATCAAGGCAGGTCAGGGATGGTTTTGA
- the ettA gene encoding energy-dependent translational throttle protein EttA, protein MAPQFIYVMKGLRKVVPPQRIILDDIWLSFYPGAKIGVIGPNGSGKSSLLKIMAGLDNEFQGEAWPHKGTKIGYLPQEPQLDETLDVRGNVELALQEQRAKLDRFNAIAMEFAEPMDDDKMNALLDEQGKLQEYIDHHDLWNLDNKIEVAMDALRLPPPDADVKVLSGGEKRRVALCRILLEEPDMLLLDEPTNHLDAESVAWLEHHLERFPGTVVAITHDRYFLDNVAKWILELDRGRGVPYEGNYSGWLEQKRARLAIEEKQAGQRQKTLEKELEWVRMSPKARQAKNKARLQNYEEMLSEAQQEKITQNEIVIPPAPRLGNDVVIAKKLKKGYGDKLLFEDLSFDLPRAGIVGIIGPNGAGKTTLFRMVNAVEKPDAGELKIGETVQISYQDQDRTLEGKRTVWDEMTGGREMLQVGKKEINSRGYCSAFGFKGADQQKLVANLSGGERNRLHLAKTLMQGGNLLLLDEPTNDLDVDTLRALEEAVLDFSGCAVIISHDRWFLDRVATHILAFEGESEAVWFEGNFQAYIEDLKKRKGPDADQPHRIKYKKLVR, encoded by the coding sequence GTGGCCCCACAGTTCATCTATGTAATGAAAGGACTGCGCAAGGTGGTTCCCCCACAGCGCATCATCCTCGACGATATCTGGCTGTCGTTCTACCCCGGCGCGAAGATCGGCGTCATCGGCCCCAATGGTTCCGGCAAGTCGTCGCTGCTGAAGATCATGGCCGGCCTCGACAACGAGTTTCAGGGCGAGGCGTGGCCGCACAAGGGGACGAAGATCGGCTACCTGCCGCAGGAACCGCAGCTCGACGAGACGCTCGACGTGCGCGGCAATGTCGAACTGGCCCTCCAGGAACAGCGCGCCAAGCTCGACCGGTTCAATGCCATCGCCATGGAGTTCGCGGAACCCATGGACGACGACAAGATGAACGCGCTGCTCGACGAGCAGGGGAAGCTGCAGGAATACATCGACCACCACGACCTGTGGAACCTCGACAACAAGATCGAGGTGGCCATGGACGCGCTGCGCCTGCCGCCTCCGGATGCCGATGTGAAGGTGCTGTCCGGCGGCGAGAAGCGCCGTGTGGCGCTCTGCCGCATCCTGCTGGAAGAGCCCGACATGCTGCTGCTCGACGAACCCACCAACCACCTGGACGCCGAGTCGGTGGCGTGGCTGGAGCATCACCTCGAGCGCTTCCCCGGGACGGTGGTGGCCATCACGCACGACCGCTACTTCCTGGACAACGTGGCCAAGTGGATTCTCGAGCTCGACCGCGGCCGCGGCGTGCCGTACGAGGGGAACTACAGCGGCTGGCTGGAACAGAAGCGCGCCCGCCTGGCGATCGAGGAGAAGCAGGCCGGACAGCGACAGAAGACGCTCGAGAAGGAACTCGAGTGGGTGCGCATGTCGCCCAAGGCGCGGCAGGCCAAGAACAAGGCGCGCCTGCAGAACTACGAAGAGATGTTGAGCGAGGCGCAGCAGGAAAAAATCACGCAGAACGAAATTGTCATTCCGCCGGCGCCGCGGTTGGGCAACGACGTGGTGATCGCCAAGAAGCTCAAGAAGGGATACGGCGACAAGCTGCTCTTCGAGGATTTGTCGTTTGACCTGCCGCGCGCGGGCATCGTGGGGATCATCGGGCCCAACGGCGCCGGCAAGACGACGTTGTTCCGGATGGTCAACGCCGTTGAGAAGCCTGATGCGGGCGAGCTGAAGATTGGTGAGACCGTCCAGATCTCGTATCAGGATCAGGACCGCACTCTCGAAGGCAAGCGTACCGTCTGGGACGAGATGACCGGCGGCCGCGAGATGCTCCAAGTGGGCAAGAAGGAGATCAACTCACGCGGCTACTGCTCGGCGTTCGGCTTCAAGGGGGCCGACCAGCAGAAGCTCGTGGCCAACCTTTCCGGCGGCGAACGGAACCGCCTGCACCTCGCCAAGACGCTGATGCAGGGCGGCAACCTGCTGCTGCTCGACGAACCCACCAACGATCTCGACGTCGACACGCTGCGCGCGCTGGAAGAGGCGGTGCTCGACTTCAGTGGCTGCGCGGTGATCATCTCACACGATCGCTGGTTCCTGGATCGTGTGGCGACGCACATCCTCGCCTTCGAGGGTGAGTCGGAGGCCGTCTGGTTCGAGGGGAACTTCCAGGCGTACATCGAGGACCTGAAGAAGCGGAAGGGTCCCGACGCCGACCAGCCGCACCGGATCAAGTACAAGAAGCTGGTGCGGTAG
- a CDS encoding ester cyclase: protein MTGSIRRFITATGAIFAAATIHAQTPAEKPGHPAPPHEKQAPAVERHLKVFDVLDFDVFSGQKWDRLGESHDQNIVVTWPDGHETVGLTKHTADLKEMFVYAPDITIKVHPIRFGSGSWTTATGVMTGTFSKPMPIGDGKFIQPTGKRFAISMATIGHWGANGRMDHEWLFWDSQDFMRQMGLAK from the coding sequence ATGACCGGTTCCATCCGCCGTTTCATCACGGCCACCGGCGCGATCTTCGCCGCGGCGACCATCCACGCCCAGACTCCCGCCGAGAAGCCCGGGCATCCGGCGCCCCCACATGAAAAGCAGGCTCCCGCGGTTGAACGGCATCTCAAGGTGTTCGACGTCCTTGATTTTGACGTGTTCAGCGGCCAGAAGTGGGACCGTCTTGGCGAAAGCCATGACCAGAACATCGTCGTCACCTGGCCTGACGGTCATGAGACGGTGGGCCTCACCAAGCATACGGCGGACCTGAAGGAGATGTTCGTCTACGCGCCGGACATCACGATCAAGGTGCACCCGATCCGATTCGGCTCAGGCAGCTGGACCACCGCCACGGGCGTGATGACTGGTACGTTCAGCAAGCCGATGCCCATTGGCGACGGCAAGTTCATTCAGCCCACCGGCAAGCGCTTCGCCATCAGCATGGCGACCATCGGCCACTGGGGTGCCAACGGTCGCATGGATCATGAGTGGCTGTTCTGGGACAGCCAGGACTTCATGAGGCAGATGGGGTTGGCGAAGTAG
- a CDS encoding carbon-nitrogen hydrolase family protein, which produces MPQSVIAALQVGSAAGGMSETLSRILSFEREITAVGARLVVMPEALLGGYPKGELFGTHLGYRLPEGRDAFAHYYGNAIDVPGPETAALADLSQRTGASIVVGVIERDGSTLYCTALFFDAVRGLAAKHRKLMPTGTERLIWGQGDGSTLPVVDSPAGRLGAAICWENHMPLMRTTMYAKGVEIWCAPTVDERDIWQCSMRHIAHEGRCFVVSACQVQPSPKALGVLVPGWEADRPLIRGGSVIVGPLGDVLAGPLLNQTGLLTASIDTAQIAGARFDFDVVGHYARPDVFTLSVDEREKRAVEFVR; this is translated from the coding sequence ATGCCACAGTCCGTAATCGCCGCGCTTCAGGTCGGCTCCGCTGCCGGCGGAATGAGCGAGACCCTTTCCCGCATCCTGTCGTTCGAGCGCGAGATCACGGCCGTCGGTGCTCGACTGGTCGTCATGCCCGAGGCACTGCTCGGCGGCTATCCGAAAGGAGAACTCTTCGGCACCCATTTGGGATACCGATTGCCGGAGGGCCGGGACGCGTTCGCGCACTATTATGGCAACGCCATCGACGTGCCCGGGCCGGAGACGGCGGCGCTGGCTGATCTGTCGCAGCGCACTGGTGCGAGCATCGTGGTCGGCGTCATCGAGCGCGACGGCAGTACGCTCTACTGCACCGCCCTGTTCTTTGATGCGGTGCGTGGCCTGGCGGCCAAGCATCGCAAGCTCATGCCGACCGGCACCGAACGGTTGATCTGGGGACAGGGCGATGGTTCCACGCTCCCCGTCGTCGATTCTCCCGCAGGGCGCCTCGGCGCCGCCATCTGCTGGGAGAACCACATGCCGCTGATGCGCACCACGATGTACGCGAAGGGCGTGGAGATCTGGTGCGCACCCACGGTGGACGAACGCGACATCTGGCAATGCTCGATGCGGCACATCGCCCACGAGGGGCGGTGCTTCGTCGTCAGCGCCTGTCAGGTGCAGCCATCACCGAAGGCCCTCGGCGTCCTCGTTCCCGGCTGGGAGGCCGATCGCCCGTTGATTCGCGGCGGTTCCGTGATCGTCGGCCCGCTGGGAGACGTGCTGGCGGGCCCGCTCCTCAACCAGACGGGACTGCTCACGGCGTCCATCGACACCGCCCAGATTGCCGGCGCACGCTTCGACTTCGACGTCGTCGGCCACTACGCGCGACCGGACGTCTTCACGCTGAGCGTGGACGAGCGGGAGAAGCGGGCGGTGGAATTCGTGCGGTGA
- the rocF gene encoding arginase, which translates to MTLIDLMGVPLDLGASRRGVDMGPYAVRAAGLRNALAVLGHDVRDHGNLPVPDRGTFPPDARGADFLPTIAAICGDLASRVEASVQERHFPVVLGGDHSLATGSVAGASRALHARGERLGLVWVDAHGDINTPETSLSGNVHGMPVAHLLGHGDPRLHFTTGAAVLAEHTVLVGIRDLDPGERAHLRSYGVHVFTMHDVDRRGLSDVMEEALVFASIGTGGLWVSYDVDVQDPVHAPGVGTPVSGGFSWREGHLVMEMVADSGLLVGLDLVEVNPILDVANRTAELAVGLIASALGERIL; encoded by the coding sequence ATGACCTTGATCGACCTGATGGGCGTTCCCCTCGACCTCGGTGCCAGCCGCCGTGGCGTTGACATGGGACCGTATGCGGTACGCGCCGCCGGACTGCGCAACGCGCTGGCGGTCCTTGGTCACGATGTGCGCGACCACGGGAACCTGCCGGTGCCCGACCGCGGCACCTTTCCCCCCGATGCCCGGGGCGCGGACTTCCTGCCAACCATCGCCGCCATCTGCGGCGACCTGGCATCGCGTGTGGAAGCTTCCGTTCAGGAACGCCACTTCCCGGTCGTCCTCGGCGGCGATCATTCGCTGGCGACCGGGTCGGTGGCCGGTGCGTCGCGTGCGTTGCACGCGCGCGGCGAGCGCCTGGGACTCGTGTGGGTGGATGCGCACGGTGACATCAACACGCCCGAAACGAGCCTGTCGGGAAATGTGCACGGCATGCCGGTGGCGCATCTGCTCGGGCACGGTGACCCACGCCTTCACTTCACGACCGGGGCGGCGGTGCTCGCCGAGCATACCGTCCTCGTGGGCATCCGCGATCTCGATCCCGGTGAACGGGCACACCTCCGTTCCTACGGCGTGCACGTCTTCACCATGCACGACGTCGACCGGCGCGGCTTGTCGGACGTGATGGAAGAGGCGCTCGTCTTCGCCAGCATCGGCACGGGCGGACTGTGGGTGTCGTACGATGTGGACGTGCAGGATCCCGTGCATGCGCCGGGCGTCGGCACGCCGGTGTCGGGCGGCTTCTCGTGGCGCGAAGGACACCTGGTGATGGAAATGGTCGCCGATTCGGGGCTGCTCGTCGGGCTTGACCTCGTGGAGGTCAACCCGATTCTCGACGTCGCCAACCGCACCGCCGAACTCGCCGTGGGACTCATCGCAAGCGCGCTCGGCGAGCGGATCTTGTAG
- a CDS encoding DUF5916 domain-containing protein: protein MTRFPLSRTLSLALASLPLVLSAQGPSVRTGTATAISKPPVIDGRLNDDAWRGAAVLSGFVQREPHEGTTVSERTEVRLLTDGEALYIGAWMYDRDASAIVAGEKIRDVTLTNSDYFGILLDTYKDRQNGFLFATTPAGVEYDGQIIREGEGGGVTMTGQNRAQSGALGGFNLNWDGSWKVMTSRDSAGWYAEFRIPFSTLRYGGGAKQEWGLNLVRMIRRRNEEAFWSPISRQFNLYRMSQGGTLTGLQVPVRRVATITPYILSAVTRNFATSTDPVTSGQVGVDAKYGLTPSLTLDLTVNTDFAQVEVDEQRTNLTRFPLFFPEKRPFFLENAGTFAAGTPQAVDLFFTRRIGIDSLGQPVKIRGGGRLTGRVGGMTVGLMQIFTAEHKGVQSAQSFSVARAIKEVGRRSRVGVIGVQRLGLGDRVGPMCTGCPALPEDVNRTFGVDGRLGLGDAWTIDAWAAKTETPGRSGDDYSGSARAVYLTRNWNGSARFLRVGADFNPEVGFVSRTPGYTFREVQVMRMVRRESWRHVREWNPHVTYREYYGFDGFHQSGQLHIDVSEVSFKNGGRFGPEVNLYHEGLQRPFQIAKGVTLPVGSYDYTNIGLDWETNAAAPLSMVLRGDFAGFYNGTRSGGTMTVTYRRGASITSSLLLDYNDVTLDQGHFIKSIIGARVAYFFTPHVFVQSLAQFNDQASAWTTNVRFGWLNTAATGLFIVLNDGEQADSFFNWQRPMARSLTVKFTRQFGTGQ, encoded by the coding sequence ATGACGCGCTTTCCTCTGTCGCGCACGCTGTCGCTGGCGCTCGCCTCGCTTCCCCTCGTGCTGTCGGCGCAGGGTCCGTCCGTTCGCACCGGCACGGCCACCGCCATCAGCAAGCCGCCGGTCATCGACGGCCGTCTGAACGATGACGCCTGGCGGGGCGCCGCCGTTCTCTCCGGCTTCGTTCAGCGCGAACCCCACGAAGGAACCACCGTCAGTGAACGCACCGAAGTGCGGCTGCTCACCGACGGCGAAGCGCTCTACATCGGCGCCTGGATGTACGACCGCGATGCGTCCGCGATCGTGGCTGGCGAGAAGATCCGCGACGTCACGCTGACCAACAGCGACTACTTCGGCATCCTGCTCGACACCTACAAGGACCGGCAGAACGGCTTCCTCTTCGCCACCACGCCGGCTGGTGTGGAGTACGACGGCCAGATCATCCGCGAAGGCGAAGGTGGTGGCGTCACCATGACGGGCCAGAACCGGGCGCAGTCGGGGGCGCTCGGCGGCTTCAACCTGAACTGGGACGGCTCCTGGAAGGTGATGACCTCCCGCGACTCGGCGGGGTGGTATGCCGAGTTCCGCATTCCCTTCTCGACGCTCCGCTATGGCGGGGGCGCCAAACAGGAATGGGGACTCAACCTCGTGCGCATGATCCGCCGCCGCAACGAGGAAGCCTTCTGGTCGCCCATCTCGCGCCAGTTCAACCTGTACCGCATGTCGCAGGGCGGCACGCTCACCGGCCTGCAGGTTCCGGTGCGACGCGTGGCCACGATCACGCCGTACATCCTCAGCGCCGTCACCCGCAACTTCGCCACGAGTACCGATCCCGTGACCTCCGGGCAGGTGGGCGTGGATGCGAAGTACGGCCTGACGCCCAGTCTCACCCTCGATCTCACCGTCAACACCGACTTCGCGCAGGTCGAGGTGGACGAGCAGCGCACCAACCTGACCCGATTCCCGCTCTTCTTCCCGGAAAAGCGTCCCTTCTTCCTCGAGAACGCGGGGACGTTTGCGGCCGGAACGCCACAGGCCGTGGACCTGTTCTTCACGCGGCGCATCGGCATCGATTCGCTGGGCCAGCCCGTGAAGATCCGCGGGGGCGGCCGGCTGACGGGACGCGTGGGCGGCATGACCGTGGGCCTCATGCAGATCTTCACGGCCGAGCATAAGGGCGTGCAGAGCGCGCAGTCGTTCTCCGTGGCGCGGGCCATCAAGGAGGTCGGTCGTCGCTCGCGCGTGGGTGTCATCGGCGTCCAGCGCCTTGGTCTTGGGGACCGCGTGGGACCGATGTGCACCGGCTGCCCCGCCCTACCGGAAGACGTGAACCGCACCTTCGGCGTGGATGGCCGCCTTGGCCTCGGCGACGCCTGGACCATTGATGCCTGGGCGGCGAAGACGGAGACGCCCGGACGCTCGGGTGACGATTACTCGGGCAGTGCCCGCGCGGTCTACCTGACCCGCAATTGGAACGGCAGCGCCCGCTTCCTGCGCGTTGGCGCCGACTTCAACCCCGAAGTTGGATTCGTCAGCCGCACCCCCGGGTACACCTTCCGTGAAGTGCAGGTCATGCGCATGGTGCGCCGTGAGAGCTGGCGGCATGTGCGCGAGTGGAATCCGCACGTGACGTACCGCGAGTACTACGGATTCGACGGCTTTCACCAGTCGGGACAGTTGCATATCGACGTCAGTGAGGTGTCGTTCAAGAATGGCGGACGTTTCGGCCCCGAAGTCAACCTGTACCACGAGGGGCTGCAGCGGCCGTTCCAGATCGCCAAGGGCGTCACGCTTCCCGTCGGGAGCTACGACTACACCAACATCGGCCTCGACTGGGAAACGAACGCCGCGGCCCCGCTGTCGATGGTCCTGCGCGGCGACTTTGCCGGGTTCTACAACGGGACCCGCTCCGGCGGCACGATGACCGTCACGTACCGGCGCGGCGCGTCCATCACCTCGTCGCTGCTCCTCGACTACAATGACGTCACGCTCGACCAGGGGCATTTCATCAAGTCGATCATCGGCGCGCGTGTCGCGTACTTCTTCACGCCGCACGTGTTCGTGCAGTCGCTGGCACAGTTCAACGATCAGGCCTCGGCGTGGACGACCAATGTGCGGTTTGGCTGGCTGAACACCGCCGCCACGGGGTTGTTCATCGTGCTCAATGACGGGGAGCAGGCGGACAGCTTCTTCAACTGGCAGCGTCCAATGGCGCGGTCGCTGACGGTGAAGTTCACGCGGCAGTTCGGCACGGGACAGTAG
- a CDS encoding M20/M25/M40 family metallo-hydrolase, which produces MRFIQVMAGAALLSAAVSLGAQQKPLTPTQLLARDIYKELVEINTSVWTGSTTPAANAMAKRFRDAGFPEKDIFVGGPTERKHNLVVRFRGKDGVGAPKPVLLLAHLDVVEALKADWSDNLDPFKFTERDGFYYGRGTSDDKAMASLFVAAVLRLKQEGYVPQRDIIVALTADEEGGAYNGVDWLIKNHRDLVDAAWVINEGGGGALRDGKPLLQSVQAAEKVYNDFTFRVTNPGGHSSVPRPDNAIYQLSEALARLSKFQFPVELNPVSRAFFEQTARVEKPEMAAAMAAIAKDPTDEAAAAVISKDPRYASMLRTTCVATMLKGGHAVNALPQLAEANVNCRMAPTSTKASVQAALQKVAGDPKVVAVLDTSSENRASPPSEMRPEVMGPVEKLTREMYGDIPVVPTMSTGATDSRYFRALGVPAFGVSGLFSDPTVDARAHGRDERVRIEWYYKAQEFLYQFTRLLSSSVPVP; this is translated from the coding sequence GTGAGATTCATCCAGGTAATGGCAGGGGCGGCGCTGCTGAGCGCCGCCGTCTCCCTTGGTGCGCAGCAGAAGCCGCTCACCCCGACGCAGCTTCTGGCGCGTGACATCTACAAGGAACTCGTCGAGATCAACACCTCGGTCTGGACCGGGAGCACCACACCGGCGGCCAACGCGATGGCCAAGCGGTTCCGCGACGCGGGCTTCCCCGAGAAGGACATCTTCGTCGGCGGCCCTACGGAGAGGAAGCACAATCTCGTGGTCCGCTTCCGTGGCAAGGACGGTGTCGGCGCTCCGAAGCCGGTGCTGCTGCTGGCGCACCTCGACGTCGTCGAGGCGTTGAAGGCCGACTGGTCCGACAACCTCGACCCGTTCAAGTTCACCGAGCGTGACGGCTTCTACTACGGGCGCGGCACGTCGGACGACAAGGCGATGGCCTCGCTCTTCGTCGCGGCGGTCCTTCGCCTGAAGCAGGAAGGGTACGTGCCGCAACGCGACATTATCGTCGCGCTCACCGCGGATGAAGAAGGCGGCGCGTACAACGGCGTGGACTGGCTCATCAAGAACCATCGCGACCTGGTGGACGCCGCGTGGGTGATCAACGAGGGGGGCGGCGGGGCCCTGCGCGACGGCAAGCCGCTGCTGCAGTCGGTGCAGGCGGCGGAGAAGGTCTACAACGACTTCACCTTCCGCGTCACGAATCCGGGCGGCCATTCGTCGGTGCCGCGCCCCGACAATGCCATCTACCAGCTGTCGGAAGCGCTGGCGCGGCTGTCGAAGTTCCAATTCCCGGTCGAACTGAATCCCGTCTCGCGCGCCTTCTTCGAGCAAACGGCGAGGGTCGAGAAGCCCGAGATGGCCGCCGCGATGGCCGCCATCGCGAAGGACCCGACCGACGAGGCCGCGGCGGCGGTCATCTCGAAGGATCCACGGTACGCCTCGATGCTGCGCACCACCTGCGTGGCCACGATGCTCAAGGGCGGACATGCCGTGAATGCGCTCCCGCAGCTGGCCGAGGCCAACGTCAACTGCCGCATGGCGCCGACGTCGACCAAGGCATCGGTGCAGGCGGCGCTGCAGAAGGTGGCGGGCGATCCCAAAGTCGTGGCTGTGCTCGACACCAGTTCGGAGAACCGCGCGTCACCGCCGTCCGAGATGCGCCCCGAAGTGATGGGACCGGTGGAGAAACTCACGCGCGAGATGTACGGCGACATTCCCGTCGTGCCGACGATGTCCACGGGCGCCACGGACTCCCGCTACTTCCGCGCACTCGGCGTCCCCGCCTTTGGCGTGTCGGGGCTCTTCAGCGATCCCACGGTGGACGCGCGCGCCCATGGCCGTGACGAGCGCGTGCGCATCGAGTGGTATTACAAGGCGCAGGAGTTCCTGTACCAGTTCACGCGGTTGCTCTCCTCAAGCGTTCCCGTACCCTGA
- a CDS encoding amidohydrolase family protein produces the protein MMRIRIVAVTALVALAALPARAQLGSFNPPPGPQKTVAITNAHIVPVSGPEIANGTIVISGGKIQAVGSSVAVPSGAEVIDARGLYVYPGMMDAGTSIGLSEIGQGANATVDISEVGSFNPNAMAYYGLNPHSAHIGVTRVVGITHVITRPTGGILSGQAALVNLAGSTAPQMAVNRAIATVIELPRSGFGGRGFGGFAAAQGPSSTQDVNRTRQRQLDSLRTMLRDAEAYGKAMDAYAKDKTLPRPKHDVVLASLVPVVRGQMPVIMVADRVNDIKEAVGFAEENKLRPIIVGGRDAWQITSFLKDHDVPVLITSVMDLPTLEDDPYDVNYGAPGKLAQGGVRFAITSGDAGADARNLPYTAGMAAAFGLSREDALKSVTLWPAQIFGIADRFGTLEPGKVANLVVTDGDLLEAKTSTKYLFIDGRMVPLDTKHTDLNDKFKDRP, from the coding sequence ATGATGCGCATTCGTATCGTCGCCGTGACGGCACTCGTGGCGCTGGCGGCTTTGCCCGCCCGCGCCCAGCTGGGCTCGTTCAATCCGCCGCCCGGACCGCAGAAGACAGTCGCCATCACCAACGCGCACATCGTGCCGGTGAGCGGGCCGGAAATCGCGAACGGCACCATCGTCATCAGCGGCGGCAAGATCCAAGCCGTCGGCAGTTCCGTCGCCGTGCCCAGTGGCGCGGAAGTTATCGACGCCAGGGGGCTGTACGTCTACCCCGGCATGATGGATGCCGGCACCTCGATTGGGCTCTCGGAAATTGGCCAGGGTGCCAATGCCACGGTGGACATCAGTGAGGTGGGGAGCTTCAACCCCAACGCGATGGCCTACTACGGCCTCAATCCGCATTCGGCGCACATTGGTGTCACGCGCGTGGTGGGCATCACGCACGTCATCACCCGCCCAACCGGCGGCATTCTCTCCGGGCAGGCCGCGCTGGTGAACCTGGCAGGGTCCACGGCGCCGCAGATGGCCGTGAACCGCGCCATCGCGACGGTCATCGAGCTGCCACGGAGCGGCTTCGGCGGGCGTGGCTTCGGCGGTTTCGCCGCCGCGCAGGGGCCGTCGAGCACGCAGGACGTCAACCGCACGCGCCAGCGTCAGCTCGATTCCCTGCGCACGATGCTTCGCGACGCCGAGGCGTACGGCAAGGCGATGGACGCCTACGCGAAGGACAAGACGCTGCCGCGTCCGAAGCACGACGTCGTGCTGGCCTCGCTGGTGCCGGTCGTGCGCGGCCAGATGCCGGTGATCATGGTGGCCGACCGCGTGAACGACATCAAGGAAGCGGTCGGCTTCGCCGAGGAGAACAAGCTGCGCCCCATCATCGTGGGCGGACGCGACGCCTGGCAGATCACGTCGTTCCTGAAGGACCACGATGTCCCGGTGCTGATCACCTCGGTGATGGACCTGCCGACGCTTGAGGACGATCCGTACGACGTGAATTACGGCGCGCCGGGCAAGCTCGCGCAGGGCGGCGTACGGTTCGCCATCACGTCGGGCGATGCGGGGGCGGACGCGCGCAACCTGCCGTATACCGCCGGCATGGCGGCCGCCTTCGGCCTCAGCCGTGAGGACGCCCTCAAGTCGGTGACACTCTGGCCGGCGCAGATCTTCGGCATTGCCGATCGCTTCGGCACGCTCGAGCCGGGCAAGGTGGCCAACCTCGTCGTGACCGACGGCGACCTGCTCGAGGCCAAGACCAGTACGAAGTATCTCTTCATCGACGGCCGGATGGTGCCGCTCGACACCAAGCACACCGACCTCAACGACAAATTCAAGGACCGGCCGTGA